The sequence tatctacaaaatatttttcagagggcttccctgatggtccagtagttcgGAATcggccttgcaatgcaggggatatcagttcgatccctggtcaggaagatgccagcggagcaactaagccagagcaccacaactactgagtcctcgCTCTAGATGCCGAGAGTGCAAGCACTGAAGcccctagagcctgagctccggCAGCAAGAGAAGGCACCGCATTGAGAAGCCTGAGCAACACATTTAGATAAAGCCCGTGCGctgcaacgaagactcagcacagccaaaaaataatttaaaatacatttttcagaaaggaatattttatcattgattttttcttttttttagaattgcTGGAACATGgtgataatgaaaaggacactgACTTTTAGCgagctttgtttttaaattctttagaaACAATACCCTCTTATTGATTGCTTAGAGTGGCAGGACCTCTGCTACCATGCCCACCCCAGGCACACTGCTACAGTGATTTtaaatctttggaaaaaaaaaaaaaaaaaccatcataTGGGCTAGACAAAACAGATCTCTGACCTCTGGTCTAAGGTTTATATTTGGAACTTAGAATCCCTCTTCCCACATCAGTAGCCTCCCATGTGGCTGAGCTGTCTCCCTTGGCCGCTCCCTGAAGTGTACAAGTGCAAACACGGGGCTGCTTCCCAGGACAGGACTGGGGCAGAGGTTTCTTTACTTCAACTAACTTTTGAGGTTCACAGTTCTTAGGGACAGCTTGGATGAACTGGACTGGAGGAGGGAATCAAGCTTCCTCTATCCCCTAAATCTATTACACCAGTTACAATAACAATAACAAGTCATTCTTAACACCTGTCCCTTGGTTGGGGGGCAGCCTCAGCATGTGGTGGGATTGTAGGCAGAAGGGGGCCTCCTCATCCCGTTTTCACTTTGTAGCATGCCCACTGAGGATTATGCCCTCCCTCTCCTTATTCTCTGTCAAGGGACTCAGCGCTGGAGAGAAGGGGCAGACATCCTGGGGCAGAAAGTAATCTCCATCATGAGGCCTGGCTTGTCTTGTAGGTCCTGCCTCAGGCCACTTCTGGCCGCCTTGGGGTCTTCATGAGCTCACGTGCCCGGCGCTCGGTAAACTCAGGCCTGCCTTTTTTCTGACTGAGATGGGTACAGGGTAcaggggaagggtggggtgggggcggaagCTTAAGAGCTCGGGGTGGCGCAGGTGCAGGCACAGGGCGGTGTCTTTGTTCTTCAactcatccctcccctccccctcctcccctcccccttcctcccccggAAATCAGCGACTTTGCCACCACCGGTATTGAAGATGCTGAGCTGTGGGGGTCAGGCCCGGAGAGGGGTGGGAGTCAAGGGGGCTGCCACAGCTGTCAGATCATAAATCAGGCTGATCCTTTGGCTCCGGGCAGGATGTCTACAGCAGGCCAGCGCAGTTACCGCAACTGCACGGAGCTACTGCCCGGTGAGCTgggcggggcaggggcagggggaggggtcaCGTGGCCCCGTGTCCCACTTGCCGGGCCCTGGAGGGTTAGGCTGGGCAGTAAcactccctcccctctctctcacaTCCACAGGAATCCCCTCTCTGAGCGACGGCTGGGGGCTGTGGGCCCTCTCAGGGGCTGTGACCCTGCTGCTCCTCATCTCACTGGCTGTGCACTTGTTCCACTGGACCAGTGGCCGGAGCAGGAGCCACCCAGGACACGGACGGTGAGTGGGGGCCAGAAAGATGGGCTGATGGAGAGTCCCCCCTTACCAACAAGCCGCCTCTCATCCCCTAATACCTGTGTTGCAGCTCTGGGGAGTCTGTGGAAGACGTTCCTCTGTATGGGAACCTGCATTATCTGCAGACAGGTAGGAAGCTGGCCAAGGGGAGGGGTGCAAGTGGCCAGGTCCTGGGTGCAGGGGAAGAACAAGAAGTGACCAGACTCCTGTTCCCTGCCCCAGGACGGCTGTCTCGGGAACCAGGGCCAGGCCCACAAGATGCAGCCCCTGGAGGCCCTGCCGGGGTGAGTCAGCTGTGGctgaagaggggagggaaggtaGTGGGGGATTTCTCAAGGGTCCCGGGAGCTTCTAACAGCCTTGCATCTCCAGGCTGCAGAGGAGGTGATGTGCTATACCAGCCTGCAGCTGCGGCCTCCTCAGGGCTGGGTCCCCAGCCCTGGAAGCCCTATCAAGTACTCGGAGGTGGTGCTGGACTCCGAGCCAAAGCCCCAGGCCTCAGATCCTGAGCCAGAGCTCTACGCCTCTGTGTGTGCCCAGGGGCGCAGGGCCCGAGCTTCCTTTCCAGACCAGGCCTATGCCAACAGCCATCCCGCACCCAGCTGAGACAGGGGGCCTGGCGCATCCATCTCCCCAGCCTCCTCGGTTGCATGGGCTACTGCTACCCTGTCTGGGGCCATGACTGTTTCCTGACCAACCCCTGAAGACAGACAGCCCTTCCTCAGTCACAGGAGTGATGGTCCCCGAACTTTCTATCTGAGCTGTGAGGGAGACCTCTCAGAGGAATGGCAGGCCCCGATTCTTGAGgatggaggaagaaaaggcagtggcccccatctccacccccttTTCCCCCCGCTCTATCTGTTCCTCTCAAGCCCCAAACTCCAGATCCTTTCCATTCCACACCCTTTAGTCTACCCCTGACACCTCGGTGTCTTACACCAGAAGTGGGCAGTAGGGGAGGGGGAAAGAGTCTGCGAGGTCAGTGAGGGGTATCCTCCTCAGGAGCCCACAGGCAGGTCCTGGAATCCGGTGACCTGAGAAACCCAAGCCTGGTCTCTGACTTGAGAAGCCTGGCAGAACACCAGTCTCCATCCTGCCGTCTCTGTCGTGTgccaaagtttttaaataaaacttctgaaaaaaGCGTTTCGATTTGACCTAGAGAGTGAGACACACCTGCAACAGGCCCCACATGGTGGGCCTGCGAAACCTGCTCTCTGCGCAGAGCGCTTCTGGGAGCATCTATCTGGGAAAGAGGGGCCGTAGCATCACTGATGCAGGGGTGGGTCTTACAGGTGGGGGCCGGAGTCCAGTTGCTGCTAGACCGTCCCCAGGATTTGCACACAGAGCCTCTCCACTCCCATCACCTGGGGTCTGCAAGCTTCCCAGCCTCTGACCTACCTGCCCAGGGCCATCACCCACCACCTGAGGTCTGGGCCATTTCCCCCTTCAGCCTTTGTCGATCTCCTGACAGACTTTACTGAGGTTTGAGTGGAAAAGAGGGAGAAGCTGAGGCTTTTACTTCCAAACTTCTCTCCTTTCCActtagagttccagagaaaaccACAGAGTAGGTTTTCTAGGGTTCCTGGACCTTTGAGGACCCCAACCTGGGCCTCCCCAGAAGAGGTCCCGGTCGCGGTTAACAGCAGGCAGCTGGGGCTGCGTAGGAGGGAAGGTGGCTATAGGGGCGGGTACCGGACGTGGGGAACCGCCGGCAGCTGGATGTGGGGTTCTAAGAGCTGCTGTGCTAAAGACGACTCGGTGTGCTCGCGGCCCAGGAGACATGAGACCCTGACCTTGGGAGACGCAAAGGCTGGGGTCCAGCCAACCTCCTGGGACGAGCCGGGAACCGCGGCGGAGGTCTCAAGCGCCCGCAATCCAGGCCGCAAACCTCGGCCCCTAGACGCCGTGTCGTCGCGGGATTCACACAACGCCCGCGGTCTCGGCTCGCTCAGGACTAAACCGCGAGCGCCCCCTCCCGACGCGACGCGGCCTCGCCACCACCTCTGCGCAGGCTTAGTGCAGCTCGGCCCACAGCATGCTGGGAGATGTAGTCCCGACCGGGCGGGACCGCCCTTCCGAGTCTCTCCTGGGACTTCGCTGAGCTCTGGCCGTGTGGTCTCAGAGAGGCGGCCGTCCGTCTGAAGCTGGGTGCTATATAAACTTTGTTCTCCTTCCAGTTACCAAAGCctggatcctctgccttccctTTCTTCTACAACTCTtggatttttcttaccttctcaTCTCGTTTATCACCGAGACTCGTGCCCTAGCCTAGGTCCTCATGCCTGAACGCCAGGACTGTGGCAACTTACTGAGTGATCTCTGCATCTAGGAAATAGTCGGGGCAGCCAGATCCGCCTCCGACACCTTCTAAGCGccaccccccccctcccccgccacgtCTCGTTAGCTGATCATGAAATAACTGACAGTTCTTGCCCCTTCTACAGCTCCAGGTGCTTTTCTTAGcagcttcccttccctccctggtgTCTATTTCCAGCCCGTAGGAGCGCCTCGTCCTACGCAAATCCCCAGGGGTGGAGTCTTAGGGGAAGTCCCCGGGGccggggtgggtgtgtgtgtttggggtgggggaggaaggtgCGTGTTGCGGGggctggggtggagtggggtgaggaggaggtggtggtggcagAATCTCTTTCCGAGATTCCAGCTGGGAGGATAGGATTACGCTAAAGATGCGAAGAGGCAGGGTCTTTGGGACAATCAAAGGCGCAATCATCTTCataactctgggagatgatgaaggacagggaagcctggcgtgctggtggcaaagagtcacacaacttagcgactgaacaacgaagGAATTACTTCTAGGTGGGGAAGGGCCGCAGAAGCCCTTCAGCCAAGGTCCCTCGAGCGTTGACCTTGCTCTGCACTGTCAAGATGACCCTAAACTTACAAGCTAGTTTTGGctacaaagaaaaggaaacaaagctgAGACATGGAGACAGACCAAGTCTTAATGACTTCATTTGAAGCCTTGGATTCAGCCATGCCCAGAGCTAGACCAGCCTCCTCAACTTTTCGGTTCTGTAAGCTAATAAATTCCCTTTTTTGCATAATTCAGACTaagttggatttttttctctctcgAAACCACAAGTTCTGACTAATTCTGTGGGGAAAGACCAGCTGATCAAGGCCAACTGAAGATGCTAAACCTCTGAGATCTTTCCTTATTGTTTAACTCGACCAACCACCCTCCTCTGATTTAATAACTAAATATTCCATCATGCCATTTGAGCCTAAGAGAGTTCTGCATATGGTGTGAGTTAATCTAGTCTCTCTCTTGCCAAGCTTTTACATTTCTAGATGTAAAGGAAGCTGAGAGACCTGACCCAAACTTATACCCACTGCAGGAATCACCCTATGAGCTTCCAGAGATTGGGAACTCACTTCCTTACCAAACACTGCTTCCACGCTTTCTTATTGTTatagcttctttttttaaggGGAATATACTTCCCTGTTACTTTTGTCACCAGTTCTGCCCCCTGAGCTAGAGTTATACCGTCTTCTCCCTCCTGTACACGACAGCCCTGGAGGAATTTGGAGCCAGCCTTGATGGATGGCCGAGGtctcccccctccaccaccacttCGTCCCAGGAAGCGCTTTCTAAAGTTCCTTTTACAGTTCTTTTGTAGACCATATTTGCAGCCTACTCATCCTAAGAAGTGGGGGCCCATCTCTTTATTGGGCACTTAATCTACAGGACCTTTGTTGTAAAGGAATACACTCATTTAGCCTAGCTTAAGTAAAGGGGTGTTTATTGTAAGGACACCTGGGTAATTAAGAGGCTGGATGGAATGGGAATCCCATAACAGTGTCTGTGATCTG is a genomic window of Cervus canadensis isolate Bull #8, Minnesota chromosome 14, ASM1932006v1, whole genome shotgun sequence containing:
- the SIT1 gene encoding signaling threshold-regulating transmembrane adapter 1; its protein translation is MSPEAYILRRRYREVVFKCYATDLLTLTVLPQATSGRLGVFMSSRARRSGTGEGWGGGGSLRARGGAGAGTGRCLCSSTHPSPPPPPLPLPPPEISDFATTGIEDAELWGSGPERGGSQGGCHSCQIINQADPLAPGRMSTAGQRSYRNCTELLPGIPSLSDGWGLWALSGAVTLLLLISLAVHLFHWTSGRSRSHPGHGRSGESVEDVPLYGNLHYLQTGRLSREPGPGPQDAAPGGPAGAAEEVMCYTSLQLRPPQGWVPSPGSPIKYSEVVLDSEPKPQASDPEPELYASVCAQGRRARASFPDQAYANSHPAPS